From Brevibacillus marinus, a single genomic window includes:
- a CDS encoding L,D-transpeptidase family protein, producing MSKRWLFPFMLIIALGSSVPAIARAGDVTLDGEAAQPDGTDAVYLYINLWENRIYLKDHEDNILYSYRIAPGAKDTPSPVGIFRVIHKSKDWGGGFGSRWLGLNVAWGTYGIHGTNRPESIGRYASHGCFRMRNREVEKLYELVPLGSTVVIDGPIMGHEDLTYRILVLGSKGALVQLVQNRLRAAGYYQGKAHGIFDEQTERAVNQFQKAEGLDVTGQIHLVDLQYLGIVE from the coding sequence ATGAGCAAACGATGGCTGTTTCCTTTTATGCTGATAATCGCTCTGGGGAGTTCCGTTCCAGCAATCGCGCGGGCCGGCGACGTCACGCTGGACGGAGAGGCCGCGCAACCTGACGGGACGGATGCCGTCTACCTGTACATCAACTTGTGGGAAAACCGGATTTATCTGAAAGATCACGAGGATAACATTTTATACTCCTACCGGATCGCTCCGGGAGCGAAGGACACGCCTTCGCCGGTCGGTATTTTTCGCGTGATTCACAAGTCGAAGGATTGGGGCGGCGGGTTCGGTTCGCGTTGGCTGGGGTTAAACGTCGCCTGGGGGACTTACGGGATTCACGGCACGAACCGTCCGGAATCGATCGGTCGCTACGCCAGTCATGGTTGTTTTCGCATGCGCAACCGGGAAGTGGAGAAGCTGTACGAGCTGGTTCCGCTTGGCTCGACGGTGGTCATCGACGGGCCGATCATGGGACATGAAGACTTGACCTACCGCATCCTGGTGCTGGGCTCGAAAGGCGCCCTGGTCCAGCTCGTGCAGAACAGGCTGCGTGCGGCAGGTTACTACCAAGGGAAGGCCCACGGCATTTTCGACGAACAGACGGAGCGGGCCGTGAATCAATTTCAAAAAGCGGAGGGTTTGGACGTCACCGGGCAAATCCACCTTGTCGACCTGCAGTACTTGGGCATTGTGGAATAA